CTATCAGTCTGATGAGAATAGGCGCAAAGGGTAAGCCCTTCTACCGCCTCGTTGTTAAGGAAAAGAGATCAAAGCGCGACGGCAAGTATATCGAAAATGTCGGCACCTACAATCCGATGGTCAACCCGGCTGAGGTGCAGCTCAAGCATGACCGAATCCAGTACTGGATCGGTGTTGGAGCTCAACCGACCGAAACCGTTGCGAGTTTGATAAAGAACAATCCCGCAACGGAAGTCTAGTAGGTTGTTTTCTCAAAACCTCGGGCATTTGATTGATCCAGGGTATTGGGATTTATTGATCCGTCGCGGCTGCATGCGTTATGAAAGAAGCGATCGAAAAGATAGTCAAGAGGCTTGTTGGTTCGCCTGATATGGTTGAGGTTACCGAGCACTCTGACGGAGGCAAGAACGTCAAGATCAGCGTTTCGGTAGCGCCTGACGATTACGGCCGAGTCATTGGTCGCGAAGGTCGGACCATCAAGGCGATCCGGAGCCTGCTCTTTTTCACGGGCCACAAACAGGGAAAGCGATTTCAGCTTGACCTTGTTGAAGATTAGCACTTTGTCGGTTCTAGATCGTTTTCTCCGATGGACGAGCTTGTAGCAATCGCAAGGGTCGCCCGGCCACACGGACTTCGAGGCGAAGTTGTCGCGGATATTTTGACAGATTTCCCGGACCGGTTTGCCGGTCTTGAGAATGTGATCGGGTTGCTCGACACTGGCGAACACTGCGAACTCAGAATTGAAGGCGTTCGTTTCCAAAAGGACCGAATGCTGATCAAATTCAGCGGGATCAACCAGATCGAATCCGCCGAGGTCCTTCGTAACGCCGAGATCTGCATTCCGGAAGCCGATGCGATCGGGCTGGAAGAAGGCGAGTTTTATGATTGGGAACTCAAGGATTGCTTGGTGAAAACCTTAGATGGCATCGTCGTGGGCTCGGTAAAGGAATTGATGCGAACGGGAGGCACCGAGATATTGGTAGTTCAGGGGAACTCCAAGGACTATTTGGTTCCGTTCGCAAAATCGATCTGTATCGATGTCGATAAAGTGAATAAGGTGATCCGGATAGACCCGCCCGAGGGGTTATTGGACTTTTAGGATGAAGATTGACGTACTAACGATCTTCCCGGATTTTTTTGGACAGGTCTTTGATTTTGGAATTATCCGTCGCGCAAAGCTCGCAGGAATTGTTGCGATAGACGTACATGATCTTCGCGAATTTGCCGTGGACAAGCATAAGATGACCGACGATCGTCCGTTTGGTGGGGGCGACGGTATGGTCATGAAGGCCGAGCCGATCTTTTTAGCGATCGAGCGTCTTCTTGGAACGACTAGCCGGTCGGAGTATGGCCAAGGATCGCGGGTTGTGCTTTTGTCACCGCAAGGCAGGACGCTGAGACAAAATGTAGCAAAAGAATTTGCTGCCGACGCTAATCACATTGTGATGATCTGCGGTCGGTACGAGGGCGTCGACGAACGGGTGAACGAGACACTCGTTACGGATGAGATTTCGATCGGCGATTACGTTCTGTCTGGCGGCGAACCGGCCGCGATAGTGTTGACGGACGCGATTGTTCGGTTGCTGCCCAAAGCTTTAGGAAGTGAATCGTCGGCGGAGAACGATTCGTTTTCTGACGGATTGCTTGATTGTCCGCATTACACACGGCCAGCCGAGTTTCGAGGGATGAATGTCCCGGATGTACTTTTGAACGGCAATCACGCCGAGATAGAAAAATGGCGTCGCGAAATGGCGCTGGAGAAAACAAAAAGAAAAAGACCGGATCTTTTTATAGGAGAAAATGGTGATATGTGAGCCGGGCCGCAATGCCCGCTGACCTCTGGCCGAAACATTTATGAACCGTTTAGATTCAGTAGAACAAACGCAATTGCGGGAGAACATCCCGGCATTTCAGTCAGGTGATACCGTCAAGGTACACGTCCGCATCAAAGAAGGTAACAAGGAACGCCTGCAGGTTTTCGAGGGTATCGTCATCGCCCGCAAACATGGCGGTGCCCGCGAGACTATAACCGTACGAAAGGTAAGCTTCGGCGTTGGCGTCGAACGTATCTTTCCGCTGCATGCAACCGTTGTCGATCATATTGACGTCGTTCGTCGCGGCAAGGTCCGCCGAGCGAAGCTTTATTATCTGCGTGACCTGCGTGGCAAGGCGGCTCGAATCAAAGAAAAAGATACACGTAACAAGGCTCAGGCTGGCAAGTAGTCATAAGCCTTTAGGCATACGAACGAAATCGGGCGTCGCGAGTTTTCTGCCGCAATTGGGGCAGAAACCGCGTTCGCCCTTTTTTCGCGCTGTGGGATCGTTTACCGGAGGCACGAAGATGTACGGATTGATCGGAAAAATGAAGACTGCCGAAGGGAAACGCAATGAGCTTGTAAAGATACTTCTCGACGGCAAAGGCAAAATGCCCGGCTGCCTGAGTTATGTTGTCGCTAAAGACCCTGGCCGATCCGAAAGCGATCTGGATCATTGAGGTATGGGACACTAGAGCCAACCGTGAGGCATTACTGAAACTCCCAACTGTTCAAGCCGCCATCGCAAAAGGTCGCCCCATGATCACCGGATTCGGAGAACGGTTCGAAACGCAATCCGTCGGCGGTCACGGGCTTTCGACCAAAATCGCCTGATGTAAGGTGCGGCTTCCCGTTTTCGCTTTGGTCCGCTTATAATCAGAAACCGTGGAAGCATTCAAACTTCAAGCCGATCGAACCGCATGGACTATCGGCTTTGATTTTGAAGAGCAGGCTCGAATTGACGGATATCAACTGATCGCCGGAGTAGATGAGGTAGGCCGTGGATGCCTCGCCGGTCCTGTCGTTGCAGCGGCGTGCATTCTCGATCCTGATAAACCCGTTCCCCACGGATTGAATGATTCCAAAAAGCTGAGTGGAAGGCGTCGCGAACATATTGCGGAAGAGCTCCGCGAGAATGTGGTCGCGTTCGCGATCGGTTCGGTCGAAGCGGAAGAAATAGACGCGATCAACATTCTCGAAGCTACCAAAAAGGCAATGGTACTTGCTATCAACGCCCTGCGGCCAGCGGCAGAATATCTTCTGATCGATGCAATTCAACTTCGAAATTTATCGATCCCGCAGAAGGCCTTGATAAAGGGCGACGCGATCTCGTACTCGATCGCTGCCGCCTCGGTCATCGCAAAAACATACCGCGATAACTTGATGGTCGAGTATGATCGAGAATTCCCCCGGTATGGTTTCGCAGGACATAAGGGCTACGGCGCGGCCTCTCACTTAGCGGTGCTCCGCGAATTCGGCCCTTGCCGGCTTCATAGGAAGAGTTTTCGTGGAGTTCTAAATTAGAAGAAGGTCGGCCGTACCCTGATGCTCGACAAGAACTTTTTTTGAACTTTATATGACCAGAATCGTATTTTGGTCAGTGACGAGCCTTAAAATCATCATCGGAGTTTTTAAAATGCGATCTGAAACGAAATTGATACTGTCTACTATTGCCGTGCTGTTTTTCGTGGCGAGCTTTCCAGCTCAGGTCATCGACGGAGCAAAGGCGGCTGAACAGCGTGCGAGAGAGGTGGCGGAACATCTCTTAACCGGTAATCGAGCCGAATACCGCAAGTACATTGAAGGCAATTTTAATGATGAGATGAAGAAGATGCCGATGGAACGTCACCTCAGCTTCTTCTCAGCTTTATATGATTCCTCGCGTGGATATGAGCTCTTGGGCGTTCACGAATCGAAAGCGAACGAAGTAACGATGCTCGCAAAAAACAAATTGACAGGCGACGTGGACGGTTTACTTGTTCAGGTAGATCGGAATTCGCCGTTCAAGATCGCCGGGCTCGGAATGAGACGAGTTCCAATGTCGGCTGGATCGGGAAAGCTGAGCAATCAAGAGATAGCGAAGCAGCTCGACTCTTTCTTGACGAAACTCGCCGAGGCTGATGTCTTTTCGGGTTCAGTGTTGTTGGCGAAAGACGGTCGGGTGATCTATAAGGGCGCATTTGGATCTGCTAATAAGGACTTCGGAGTTCCGAATCGCATTGATACGAAATTCAATCTCGGTTCGATGAACAAAATGTTCACCGCAGTTGCGATCGCACAATTGGTCGAACGAGGTAAACTTTCTTACGACGATCCACTCTCTAAGTTCGTTCCTGATTTTCCAAATGCAGAAGCAGCTAGAAAGATACAGATCAAACATCTCCTCTCACATACCGCTGGGCTTGGAGGCTATTTTTCGCCACGATATTCCTCAATGTCGCGCGCGAAGCTGCGCAATTTAGACGATATGATGGCGCTAGCCGTCGCAGATGAAAAGGATATTCAGTTCGAGCCTGGCTCGAAATGGCAATACAGTAATACGGGTATGATGGTCCTCGGAAAAGTGATCGAGATAGTATCGGGACAAAGTTATTATGATTT
The DNA window shown above is from Chloracidobacterium sp. and carries:
- the rpsP gene encoding 30S ribosomal protein S16 yields the protein MMLAISLMRIGAKGKPFYRLVVKEKRSKRDGKYIENVGTYNPMVNPAEVQLKHDRIQYWIGVGAQPTETVASLIKNNPATEV
- a CDS encoding KH domain-containing protein; its protein translation is MKEAIEKIVKRLVGSPDMVEVTEHSDGGKNVKISVSVAPDDYGRVIGREGRTIKAIRSLLFFTGHKQGKRFQLDLVED
- the rimM gene encoding 16S rRNA processing protein RimM — encoded protein: MDELVAIARVARPHGLRGEVVADILTDFPDRFAGLENVIGLLDTGEHCELRIEGVRFQKDRMLIKFSGINQIESAEVLRNAEICIPEADAIGLEEGEFYDWELKDCLVKTLDGIVVGSVKELMRTGGTEILVVQGNSKDYLVPFAKSICIDVDKVNKVIRIDPPEGLLDF
- the trmD gene encoding tRNA (guanosine(37)-N1)-methyltransferase TrmD, translating into MKIDVLTIFPDFFGQVFDFGIIRRAKLAGIVAIDVHDLREFAVDKHKMTDDRPFGGGDGMVMKAEPIFLAIERLLGTTSRSEYGQGSRVVLLSPQGRTLRQNVAKEFAADANHIVMICGRYEGVDERVNETLVTDEISIGDYVLSGGEPAAIVLTDAIVRLLPKALGSESSAENDSFSDGLLDCPHYTRPAEFRGMNVPDVLLNGNHAEIEKWRREMALEKTKRKRPDLFIGENGDM
- the rplS gene encoding 50S ribosomal protein L19 — protein: MNRLDSVEQTQLRENIPAFQSGDTVKVHVRIKEGNKERLQVFEGIVIARKHGGARETITVRKVSFGVGVERIFPLHATVVDHIDVVRRGKVRRAKLYYLRDLRGKAARIKEKDTRNKAQAGK
- a CDS encoding ribonuclease HII, which gives rise to MEAFKLQADRTAWTIGFDFEEQARIDGYQLIAGVDEVGRGCLAGPVVAAACILDPDKPVPHGLNDSKKLSGRRREHIAEELRENVVAFAIGSVEAEEIDAINILEATKKAMVLAINALRPAAEYLLIDAIQLRNLSIPQKALIKGDAISYSIAAASVIAKTYRDNLMVEYDREFPRYGFAGHKGYGAASHLAVLREFGPCRLHRKSFRGVLN
- a CDS encoding beta-lactamase family protein, with protein sequence MRSETKLILSTIAVLFFVASFPAQVIDGAKAAEQRAREVAEHLLTGNRAEYRKYIEGNFNDEMKKMPMERHLSFFSALYDSSRGYELLGVHESKANEVTMLAKNKLTGDVDGLLVQVDRNSPFKIAGLGMRRVPMSAGSGKLSNQEIAKQLDSFLTKLAEADVFSGSVLLAKDGRVIYKGAFGSANKDFGVPNRIDTKFNLGSMNKMFTAVAIAQLVERGKLSYDDPLSKFVPDFPNAEAARKIQIKHLLSHTAGLGGYFSPRYSSMSRAKLRNLDDMMALAVADEKDIQFEPGSKWQYSNTGMMVLGKVIEIVSGQSYYDFVRANIHQPAGMINTDCYELDKVNTNLAVGYEKEYTDNGIRWSNNIFEHVMRGGPQGGGYSTVEDLLRFDQALRSGKLISAESFKLLTSPKPELNSPRYGYGFFAAVDGGPTGHSGGFTGISSNLSMFLGSGWTAVVMSNYGRAAQPISQKMNNLISASSN